Proteins from a single region of Acidovorax sp. NCPPB 3576:
- the tssE gene encoding type VI secretion system baseplate subunit TssE: MATTRPNDNFGNGKDRLQPALLDRLTDHEPSKRTERADAVYVTEARLRQALLRDLNWLLNASDATSHIDFEGLPEAERSVINFGMTPLAGQLLSELDWKDIEKAIRKSILAHEPRILRDTLTVALAPSSKLFSHHNTLQFEIRCQFWSAPYPMELLLKTSLDLETGQVVVSDLR, encoded by the coding sequence ATGGCGACCACGCGGCCCAACGACAATTTCGGCAACGGAAAAGACCGCCTGCAGCCGGCCCTGCTGGACCGCCTGACGGACCACGAGCCCAGCAAACGCACCGAGCGTGCCGATGCCGTCTATGTCACCGAGGCCCGCCTGCGCCAAGCCCTGTTGCGGGATCTGAACTGGTTGCTCAACGCCTCGGATGCGACCTCGCACATCGATTTCGAAGGGCTTCCCGAGGCGGAGCGATCGGTGATCAACTTCGGCATGACGCCACTGGCAGGCCAGTTGCTGTCCGAGCTGGACTGGAAGGACATCGAGAAAGCCATTCGCAAGTCCATCCTCGCCCACGAACCCCGCATTCTTCGCGACACGCTGACGGTGGCCTTGGCGCCCTCCAGCAAATTGTTCAGCCACCACAACACGCTGCAGTTCGAAATCCGCTGCCAGTTCTGGTCTGCGCCTTATCCGATGGAATTGCTGCTCAAGACCAGCCTGGACCTGGAAACGGGGCAGGTGGTCGTCTCTGATTTACGGTGA
- the tssG gene encoding type VI secretion system baseplate subunit TssG produces the protein MSRLPTLDAGDARQARIARPPSDAGVALFWQKLKDNPHEFDLFFTLRLLQARQPEFPRFGRALRPKGESLRLGQDPSLAFAPATLAEVLPGVAGQPERLMVWNFGLYGPNGPMPTHLTEYVRERLRQYDDPTLARFSDIFHHRLLLLFFRAWSDPQPTTSLDRAGDDSFGRHVRSLVGLGEPTQLSRDAVPDHAKQYMAGHLTRWTRNPEGLTAAIRLYFGVPVELIEYALHYLELEPRQQTRLSRNACNSQLGVDTVVGSRVPDAQSKFRLRIGPLTLAQYERFLPSGEDFQALVDWVRNYLGIEFAWDFELVLRREDVPPCQLGGATRLGWTTWSLSAPATRDPDDFRLDPEHWLTLRKGAARRAPAPPNSAHA, from the coding sequence ATGAGCCGTTTGCCCACGCTCGACGCGGGCGACGCCCGGCAGGCGCGGATTGCACGGCCACCGAGCGATGCCGGGGTGGCGCTCTTTTGGCAGAAGCTGAAAGACAACCCGCACGAATTCGACCTGTTTTTCACCTTGCGGCTGCTGCAGGCCCGCCAGCCCGAGTTTCCCCGGTTCGGCCGGGCCCTGCGGCCCAAGGGCGAGTCCCTGCGCCTGGGCCAGGACCCGTCGCTGGCCTTTGCGCCGGCGACCCTCGCCGAAGTGTTGCCTGGTGTGGCGGGCCAGCCAGAGCGTTTGATGGTGTGGAATTTCGGGCTCTACGGGCCCAACGGGCCGATGCCCACGCACCTTACGGAGTACGTGCGGGAACGCCTGCGGCAGTACGACGACCCGACGCTGGCGCGCTTTTCGGACATCTTTCACCACCGGCTCTTGCTGCTGTTCTTTCGGGCCTGGTCGGACCCGCAGCCGACCACCTCGCTGGACCGGGCAGGCGACGATTCCTTCGGCCGGCACGTGCGCAGCCTGGTGGGGCTGGGCGAGCCCACGCAACTGTCCCGCGACGCGGTGCCGGACCACGCCAAGCAATACATGGCGGGCCATCTCACCCGCTGGACGCGCAACCCGGAAGGCCTGACGGCGGCCATTCGCCTGTATTTCGGCGTGCCGGTGGAGTTGATCGAATACGCGCTGCACTACCTAGAGCTCGAACCCCGCCAGCAGACGCGGCTGTCGCGCAATGCCTGCAATTCGCAGCTGGGCGTGGACACCGTGGTCGGTAGCCGCGTGCCCGACGCGCAGAGCAAGTTCCGGCTGCGGATCGGGCCGCTCACGCTGGCGCAGTACGAACGCTTCCTGCCTTCGGGCGAAGACTTCCAGGCGCTGGTGGACTGGGTGCGCAACTACCTGGGCATCGAGTTCGCGTGGGACTTCGAGCTGGTGCTGCGCCGCGAAGACGTGCCCCCCTGCCAGCTCGGCGGCGCCACGCGGCTGGGGTGGACGACCTGGTCACTTTCGGCTCCCGCCACCCGCGATCCGGACGACTTCCGCCTGGACCCCGAGCACTGGCTGACCCTGCGCAAGGGCGCTGCCCGCCGCGCCCCTGCTCCACCCAATTCCGCGCACGCCTGA
- a CDS encoding DUF2325 domain-containing protein, translated as MIANPVEDLIEEHRVLLDGYGRAQIRCSRLLAAQAAEIERLQIQAIRLRARAIVAESALAFARQEAAEGAAAASLHGPARRRAMGRQIEALGQRIHELMREVLHWQWRAARSHHATPPPAMVFRSGLAEAVSAPVRPMRSVVCIAQDAAGSLVAQPVGRKLPTALEDEAVSCPSLPSGNAALEASLIAADFVICQTGCVGHDDYWRVQDHCKRTGKPCVLVDQPQVVQIMRGLAHPQDGLVTQR; from the coding sequence ATGATCGCCAATCCAGTGGAGGACCTCATCGAAGAACACCGTGTGCTGCTGGATGGGTACGGGCGTGCTCAGATCCGCTGCAGCCGCCTGTTGGCCGCACAGGCCGCGGAGATCGAGCGGCTGCAGATCCAGGCCATTCGCCTGCGTGCGCGGGCCATCGTGGCGGAGTCGGCGCTGGCGTTTGCTCGCCAGGAGGCTGCCGAGGGGGCGGCCGCCGCTTCGCTGCACGGACCGGCCCGGCGGCGTGCCATGGGCCGGCAGATCGAAGCCCTGGGACAGCGCATCCATGAGCTGATGCGCGAGGTCTTGCACTGGCAGTGGCGGGCCGCGCGATCCCATCACGCCACGCCGCCGCCCGCCATGGTGTTTCGGTCAGGGCTTGCCGAGGCAGTTTCGGCCCCGGTCAGGCCCATGCGGTCGGTGGTCTGCATCGCGCAGGACGCGGCGGGCAGCCTCGTCGCGCAGCCGGTGGGTCGCAAGCTGCCAACTGCGCTGGAGGATGAAGCCGTTTCCTGCCCCTCCTTGCCCAGCGGCAATGCGGCCCTGGAGGCCAGCTTGATCGCCGCCGATTTCGTGATCTGCCAAACGGGCTGCGTCGGCCACGACGATTACTGGCGGGTACAGGACCATTGCAAACGCACGGGCAAGCCGTGTGTGCTGGTGGACCAGCCCCAGGTCGTTCAGATCATGCGGGGGCTGGCGCACCCGCAGGATGGGTTGGTAACGCAGAGGTAG
- a CDS encoding type VI secretion system accessory protein TagJ: protein MIFDSKLPLDTQLSSLKDAIRKDPADASLRVYYFQMLVLFGEWQKALDQLQICAQLDSKTAPMAKAYREVILCEVARRDVFAGRRTPQILGDPPAWLGWMVEALQCAADGQAEKAAELRSSAFDEAPASPGELDGSPFEWLADSDARLGPVCELYANGGYYWVPFTAIQQINFEKPQDLRDLVWSACEVTLVNGGQMLGFIPTRYPGSESVASDGVRLSRTTEWSELGQEQVAGLGQRVWISDQADHALLDVRRIKFSAEATEG from the coding sequence ATGATCTTTGATTCCAAGCTTCCGTTGGATACGCAGTTGAGTTCTCTGAAGGACGCCATTCGCAAAGATCCGGCCGATGCTTCCCTGCGCGTCTATTACTTTCAAATGCTGGTGCTGTTTGGCGAATGGCAGAAGGCGCTCGATCAATTGCAGATCTGTGCCCAACTGGACAGCAAGACGGCCCCGATGGCCAAAGCCTACCGGGAAGTGATCCTCTGCGAAGTGGCTCGGCGGGACGTGTTCGCGGGCCGGCGCACCCCGCAGATCCTGGGGGACCCACCGGCTTGGCTGGGTTGGATGGTCGAAGCGCTCCAGTGCGCAGCGGATGGGCAGGCCGAAAAAGCAGCCGAATTGCGCAGCAGTGCCTTCGATGAAGCGCCGGCTTCGCCGGGCGAGCTGGACGGCAGCCCTTTCGAATGGCTGGCAGATTCCGATGCACGGCTGGGTCCGGTGTGCGAGTTGTATGCCAATGGCGGGTACTACTGGGTGCCCTTCACGGCGATCCAGCAGATCAATTTCGAAAAGCCCCAGGACTTGCGCGATCTTGTCTGGTCCGCCTGCGAAGTGACGCTGGTCAACGGCGGCCAGATGCTCGGATTCATTCCCACCCGATATCCCGGTTCGGAAAGCGTCGCATCCGACGGTGTGCGGCTGTCGCGCACCACGGAGTGGAGCGAGCTGGGGCAAGAGCAGGTGGCCGGCCTGGGCCAGCGCGTGTGGATTTCCGACCAGGCGGACCACGCGCTGCTGGACGTTCGCCGCATCAAGTTCTCGGCTGAAGCCACCGAAGGCTGA
- the tssH gene encoding type VI secretion system ATPase TssH encodes MSEISRQALFGKLNPLLFKSLESATVFCKLRGNPYVELVHWLHQLLQETDSDLVRVFRHFEIDAEKLAADVLQSLDRLPRGATSISDFSAQIETAIERGWVYATLMFGESQIRSAYWLSGMVRTRALANELRAISSELGRLTEPALSDAFARLLPDSPESRLGAADGSGLSGVPGEASGATGPAGTGRGEALQKYTVDLTERARQQELDPVTGRDEEVRQMVDILMRRRQNNPILVGEAGVGKTAVVEGLALRIAAGDVPPPLKDVQLRVVDIGLLQAGASMKGEFENRLRALLDEVQASTAPIVLFIDEVHTLIGAGGQAGTGDAANLLKPALARGVLRTIGATTWAEYKKYIEKDPALTRRFQLVQIHEPDEAKAVLMLRGVAAKLEGHHRVRIGDDAVAAAVSLSHRYIPSRQLPDKAVSLLDTACSRVAMGLHATPARLEAVIRQLESLAVEKDIVQRELDLGVGETERFDEINASLARLEAEHEVLKARFESEKAMVQQIVDAESAVLARRVAKEAAAQATPPGEAAQGSSIAAAEAETPAVTAPADGADPAAVHQLSGLRDELLRMQGEDPLLQPVVDASVVAAVVAEWTGIPVGRMVRDEVKSVLTLADTLEKRVIGQRHGLEAITRRIQTARAQLDNPGKPIGVFLLAGPSGVGKTETALSLAEALYGGEQNLITINMSEFQEAHTVSTLKGAPPGYVGYGEGGVLTEAVRRRPYSVVLLDEIEKAHPDVHELFFQVFDKGWMEDGEGRYIDFKNTVIILTSNVGSELIAGMCRDPDLVPPPEALAKAVRQPLLEKFPAALLGRLVVVPYFPISDAMLDQIIRLQLQRIQTRILERHNAQFTFDEAAVQLIRQRCSEVESGARMVDGIITQNLLPRLAMQFLQSSVDAHVIRKIELSASDSDFEIVFG; translated from the coding sequence ATGTCTGAAATTAGCCGGCAAGCCCTTTTCGGAAAATTGAATCCCCTGTTGTTCAAATCGTTGGAAAGCGCCACGGTTTTCTGCAAGCTGCGCGGCAACCCATATGTGGAGCTGGTGCACTGGCTGCACCAACTGCTGCAGGAAACCGATTCCGACCTGGTGCGCGTGTTCCGCCACTTCGAGATCGACGCCGAAAAGCTCGCGGCTGACGTGCTGCAGAGCCTGGACCGGCTTCCGCGCGGGGCCACCTCGATCAGCGATTTCTCGGCACAGATCGAAACCGCCATCGAGCGCGGCTGGGTCTATGCCACGCTGATGTTCGGCGAGTCGCAGATCCGCAGCGCCTACTGGCTCTCCGGCATGGTGCGCACGCGCGCGCTGGCCAATGAATTGCGGGCCATCTCCAGCGAACTGGGCCGCTTGACGGAGCCGGCCTTGAGCGACGCATTCGCGCGGCTGCTGCCCGATTCGCCGGAGTCGCGCCTGGGCGCGGCGGACGGGTCCGGCCTCTCGGGCGTGCCCGGCGAGGCCAGCGGTGCCACGGGCCCGGCCGGCACGGGGCGCGGCGAGGCACTGCAGAAATACACGGTCGATCTGACCGAGCGCGCACGCCAGCAAGAGCTGGACCCCGTGACCGGGCGCGACGAAGAAGTGCGCCAGATGGTCGACATCCTGATGCGCCGCCGCCAGAACAACCCCATCCTCGTCGGCGAGGCCGGCGTGGGCAAGACGGCCGTCGTCGAAGGCCTGGCGCTGCGCATCGCGGCGGGCGATGTGCCGCCGCCGCTCAAGGACGTGCAACTGCGCGTGGTGGACATCGGCCTGTTGCAGGCCGGCGCCAGCATGAAGGGCGAGTTCGAGAACCGCCTGCGGGCATTGCTGGACGAGGTACAGGCCAGCACCGCGCCCATCGTGCTGTTCATCGATGAGGTGCACACGCTGATCGGCGCGGGCGGGCAGGCCGGTACGGGCGATGCGGCCAACCTGCTCAAGCCCGCGCTCGCGCGCGGCGTGCTGCGCACAATCGGCGCGACCACCTGGGCCGAGTACAAGAAGTACATCGAGAAAGACCCGGCGCTCACCCGGCGCTTCCAACTGGTGCAGATCCACGAGCCGGACGAAGCCAAGGCCGTACTCATGCTGCGTGGCGTGGCCGCCAAGCTGGAGGGCCACCACCGCGTGCGCATCGGCGACGACGCAGTGGCCGCCGCCGTCAGCCTGTCGCACCGCTATATCCCCTCGCGGCAACTGCCCGACAAGGCGGTGAGCCTGCTGGACACCGCCTGCTCGCGCGTGGCGATGGGCCTGCACGCCACCCCGGCGCGCCTGGAGGCTGTGATCCGGCAACTGGAGTCGCTCGCGGTCGAGAAGGACATCGTGCAGCGCGAGCTGGACCTGGGCGTGGGCGAGACCGAGCGCTTCGACGAAATCAATGCGTCGCTGGCGCGGCTGGAGGCGGAGCATGAAGTGCTCAAGGCCCGCTTCGAAAGCGAAAAGGCCATGGTGCAGCAGATCGTGGACGCCGAGTCGGCCGTGCTGGCCCGCCGCGTGGCCAAGGAGGCTGCTGCCCAGGCCACGCCGCCGGGGGAGGCCGCACAAGGCAGTTCCATTGCAGCCGCCGAAGCAGAAACTCCCGCTGTCACGGCGCCTGCGGACGGGGCCGACCCCGCAGCCGTTCACCAACTGAGCGGCTTGCGCGACGAGCTGCTGCGCATGCAGGGAGAGGACCCTTTGCTGCAGCCCGTGGTCGATGCCAGCGTGGTGGCCGCCGTGGTGGCGGAGTGGACCGGCATTCCCGTGGGCCGCATGGTGCGCGACGAAGTGAAATCGGTGCTCACGCTGGCGGACACGCTGGAGAAACGGGTGATCGGCCAGCGGCACGGCCTGGAGGCCATCACACGGCGCATCCAGACCGCCCGCGCGCAGCTGGACAACCCGGGCAAGCCCATCGGCGTGTTCCTGCTGGCGGGCCCGTCGGGCGTCGGCAAGACCGAGACCGCGCTTTCGCTAGCCGAGGCGCTGTACGGTGGCGAACAGAACCTCATCACCATCAACATGAGCGAGTTCCAGGAAGCGCACACGGTCTCGACCCTGAAGGGCGCGCCGCCCGGCTACGTGGGCTACGGCGAAGGCGGCGTGCTGACCGAGGCCGTGCGCCGGCGTCCCTACAGCGTGGTGCTGCTCGATGAGATCGAGAAGGCCCACCCCGACGTGCACGAGCTGTTCTTCCAGGTCTTCGACAAGGGTTGGATGGAAGACGGGGAAGGGCGCTACATCGACTTCAAGAATACCGTGATCATCCTGACCTCCAACGTGGGCTCGGAGTTGATCGCCGGCATGTGCCGCGATCCCGATCTGGTGCCGCCACCCGAAGCCTTGGCCAAGGCCGTGCGCCAGCCGCTGCTCGAAAAGTTTCCGGCCGCGCTGCTGGGCCGTCTGGTGGTGGTGCCGTACTTCCCCATCTCGGACGCGATGCTGGACCAGATCATCCGGCTGCAGCTGCAGCGCATCCAGACGCGCATCCTGGAGCGGCACAACGCCCAGTTCACGTTCGACGAGGCCGCGGTGCAGCTGATTCGCCAGCGCTGCAGCGAGGTCGAATCCGGCGCGCGCATGGTGGACGGCATCATCACGCAGAACCTGCTGCCGCGCCTGGCCATGCAGTTTTTGCAATCCTCCGTTGACGCGCATGTCATCCGGAAGATCGAGCTCAGCGCATCGGACAGCGATTTCGAGATCGTGTTCGGCTGA
- the tssF gene encoding type VI secretion system baseplate subunit TssF, whose amino-acid sequence MNPRLVEYYNRELSYLRELGAEFAAAFPKVAGRLSLRELEVADPYVERLLEGFSFLTARIQMKMDAEFPRLSQRILEMVCPHYLAPTPSMVVVQMDPSASEGSLADGYTLPVGSVLRARKTAEEQTPCDFRTGHELTLWPIDLTQARLGGPPLDLPLSRLRLPEEPAAHLRIDLSTRGALRFCDLRMDRLDVHISAGDAVASHLQELIHESLIGIVVHDAQDPSRVWAHLPADALLAEGYEQSQALLPYSHRSFQGHRLLHEYFAFPARFRFFSIRGLQTALAKAETKTIAITLLLRRAQPTLEAQVDRHKFLLHCVPAINLFERPADRIHVAPNVNEYHVVPDRTRPRDFEVYSVLGVTGHREGQLNDREFVPLFSSIHGIRSSDQAYFAARREPRLFSEHAARFGPRTQYLGSEVFISLVDQREAPFSDDLKQLSVRTLCTNRDLPLLMGGRSSEGDFTTVESVPVDRVRTVAGPTRPTSSVAENEITWRLISHLSLNYLAMTDLSEEEGAATLRDLLRLYLDLGDKDLSGQVSSIKGVGISAITRRLPQHGQLVYGRGVGISVGVDESSLAGVSPWPLMAVLERFFARHVGVNSYTELALDSRQRGRIAQWRVRPGQRPCT is encoded by the coding sequence ATGAATCCTCGCCTGGTCGAGTACTACAACCGCGAACTCAGCTACCTGCGGGAGTTGGGCGCTGAGTTTGCTGCCGCCTTTCCCAAGGTGGCCGGCCGCCTGTCGCTGCGCGAGCTGGAGGTGGCCGACCCCTACGTGGAGCGCCTGCTGGAGGGGTTCAGCTTCCTGACTGCCCGCATCCAGATGAAGATGGACGCGGAGTTTCCCCGGCTCTCCCAGCGCATTCTGGAAATGGTCTGCCCGCACTATCTGGCCCCCACGCCGTCGATGGTGGTGGTGCAGATGGACCCCAGCGCGAGCGAGGGCAGCCTCGCCGATGGCTACACGCTGCCCGTGGGCAGCGTGCTGAGGGCACGCAAGACGGCAGAGGAGCAGACGCCGTGCGATTTCCGCACCGGGCACGAGCTCACGCTGTGGCCGATCGATCTCACCCAGGCCCGTCTCGGCGGCCCGCCGCTGGATCTGCCGCTGTCGCGGTTGCGCCTGCCCGAAGAGCCGGCGGCGCATTTGCGCATCGACCTGTCTACACGCGGAGCGCTGCGGTTCTGCGATCTGCGCATGGACCGGCTGGATGTGCATATTTCGGCGGGTGATGCGGTGGCATCGCACCTTCAAGAACTCATCCATGAATCGCTGATCGGCATCGTGGTGCACGATGCGCAGGACCCCTCGCGGGTCTGGGCCCACTTGCCGGCCGATGCCCTGCTGGCGGAAGGCTACGAGCAGTCGCAGGCCCTGCTGCCGTACTCGCACCGCAGCTTCCAGGGGCACCGGCTGCTCCATGAATATTTCGCGTTCCCGGCGCGGTTCCGGTTCTTCTCGATTCGCGGACTGCAGACCGCACTGGCCAAGGCCGAGACCAAGACCATCGCCATCACCTTGCTGCTGCGCCGTGCCCAGCCTACGCTGGAAGCCCAGGTGGATCGGCACAAGTTCCTGCTGCACTGCGTGCCCGCGATCAACCTGTTCGAACGCCCGGCCGACCGCATCCATGTGGCGCCGAACGTCAACGAATACCACGTGGTGCCCGACCGCACCCGCCCTCGGGATTTCGAGGTGTACAGCGTTCTGGGCGTGACGGGCCACCGCGAGGGGCAGCTCAACGATCGCGAGTTCGTGCCGCTGTTTTCTTCCATCCATGGCATCCGGTCCAGCGACCAGGCGTACTTTGCCGCGCGCAGGGAGCCTCGGCTGTTTTCGGAGCATGCGGCACGGTTTGGCCCCCGCACGCAGTATCTGGGCAGCGAGGTGTTCATCTCCCTGGTGGATCAGCGGGAGGCCCCGTTCTCGGACGATCTGAAGCAGCTGAGCGTGCGCACCCTGTGCACCAACCGCGATCTGCCGTTGCTGATGGGCGGGCGCAGCAGCGAGGGCGACTTCACCACCGTGGAATCCGTTCCAGTGGACCGCGTGCGCACGGTGGCCGGGCCCACGCGGCCCACGTCCAGCGTGGCCGAGAACGAGATCACCTGGCGCCTCATTTCGCACCTGTCCCTGAACTACCTGGCGATGACCGACCTGTCGGAAGAAGAGGGCGCGGCCACGCTGCGCGATCTGCTGCGGCTTTACCTCGACCTGGGCGACAAGGATCTGTCCGGCCAAGTCTCCAGCATCAAGGGCGTGGGCATTTCCGCCATCACCCGCCGCCTGCCGCAGCATGGGCAACTGGTCTATGGCCGGGGCGTGGGGATCTCGGTCGGCGTGGACGAAAGCTCCCTGGCCGGCGTCAGCCCCTGGCCGCTGATGGCCGTCCTGGAGCGCTTCTTCGCGCGGCACGTGGGGGTGAACAGCTACACCGAATTGGCACTCGACTCGCGCCAGCGCGGACGCATCGCGCAGTGGCGGGTGCGGCCCGGCCAAAGGCCCTGCACATGA